Genomic DNA from Arthrobacter sp. B1I2:
GCGTGGAACTCCTCCAGGCCCTCAAGCCGGACATCCGCCCCGGGGCCGCTCCCGATCGTTGTAACGTCTCCGGTCAGGGCTACTTCCCGCGGAATCTGGCCGGTCCAGGTGGCCGAGTCCTGGACAAAGATCAGCCGCGGCCTGCCACCGCCCCTGGCGTAGTGGGTAGTGGTGATGCGGCGCGTGATCTTCCGCTGGACAGTGGGAACCAGCGGCAAGGGGGTGGACGGCGGCAGCAGTGCCATGCCCTTGGGCCTCCGCCTGCCCCGCCGGACCAGAGGCAGCAGGGAGCCGAGTTTGCCCAGCTTGATGTGGGGCGAACGCGTCAACAGCCGCTGTGAAGCAGGGCTGTCCACCTTGCCCAGGCTGAGGATGTTTCCGCCAGGGCCGGCCACGGTGATGCTTACCCCCTTGCGGGCCAGCAGCTCCGCCAGCGGCTTGATGTCCTCCAGGGACGGCAACCCACCGCCTGTCAACGGCGCCAGGCCTTCCAGTGACACCGTCACCTCGGCGCCGGCAGCCCTGGCGCTGCCCGTTGTGACCGCCCCGGACTCATCGGTGTATGCGAAGTCCAGCTCAACGTCCAGACGGTACTCCGGCATGTCCGTCAGCCGCGGTTCGAGTCCGACCCGGCGGCATCCCTGTCGCTGGTGGTGACGCGCAGGCTGCCGTTGAGCTTCCAGGTGGCGCGCGGCGCGTCAGGGCCGATGTCACGTGGAACTTCAACGGTCATATCGATGAACTGGTAGTTGATTGCAGCACCTTTGCCAGTGAGATAGGACCACATCTCCTCGGCGAGGTCTGCCCAGTCCCGGATGCTGCGTTCATTTACAGCAGCGTTTTCAGAAGCACTCAGGTCAGTCATGATGGTCTATCCCCTTCGATGGGCCAGGAACTATCGGATAACTTCCGTTGTTGGCGCGGGGCCACCGGTGGCGGGAGGAGCGAGCAGCCGGTGAACCGTTGGAACGCTGGTACCGGGCTTGACTGGCCCGGCACCCATCACTGTATTCCCGGGAGCAGGACGGGGGAAGACGCGGGGCGCGGAACGTTCTTGTCGTAAGTTGGGTTCCCGGGTGCGGAACAGCGGGCGGCGACGCACACTGGAAGCATGGATACACGAATCATTCCGGCCGTGCCAGGGCCTGGACAGGAGTCTGTATGGGACTACCCCCGGCCGCCGCGGATTGAGCCCAGCAGCGAGCGGATACGCATCGTCCTGGGCGGTGAGCTGATCCTTGACACCACGGACTCGCTGCGTGTTCTGGAGACCAGCCATCCGCCGGTGTACTACGTCCCGCAATCAGCATTTGTTTCCGGCGCGCTGGGGCCCGGCGCGGGCAGCAGCTTCTGCGAGTTCAAGGGCGCGGCCAGGTACCTGACAGTGCGGGGAGGCGGGAAGGAAGCGGACGGCGCTGCCTGGTCGTACCCTGAGCCCGCGTCCGGTTTTGAGGCCCTCGCCGACCGGGTGGCGGTCTACCCGGGCAGGATGGACTACTGCGAGGTGGATGGAGAGCGGGTGCGTGCCCAACCCGGACGCTTCTATGGCGGCTGGATCACCAGCCGGGTCGTGGGTCCGTTCAAGGGCGAGCCGGGAACCATGGGCTGGTAGGCGCCGCGCACCGTCATCATGCTCACAACGAATACCCAGACAACTCCCAGAGACTGGGAGCATGATGGGAGCATGAACAAGAACGGTCCAGAAGCCAGGCTGCTTGTTGTGGACGATGAACCCAACATCCGCGAACTCCTCTCCACGTCACTGCGGTTCGCCGGCTTTGAGGTGGTCTCCGCTGGAAACGGGCGCGATGCCCTCGCCGCAGCTGACGCGCACGCCCCTGACCTGGCCGTGCTGGACGTCATGCTCCCGGACATGGACGGCTTCACCGTGACCCGCCGGCTCCGCGCCTCCGGAAAGCACTTCCCTGTCCTCTTCCTGACTGCGAAGGACGACACCGAGGACAAAGTCACCGGCCTCACGGTAGGCGGCGATGACTACGTCACCAAGCCCTTCAGCCTCGACGAAGTGGTGGCCCGGATCCGCGCCGTGCTCCGGCGGACGCAGCCCCTGCTGGACGATGACGCAGTCATCCGCGTCGATGACCTGGAGCTCGACGACGACGCCCACGAGGTGCGGCGCGGCGGTACTGTCATCGAGCTCTCCCCCACGGAGTTCAAGCTGCTGCGCTACCTCATGCTCAATCCCAACCGGGTCCTGTCCAAGTCGCAGATCCTGGACCACGTCTGGGAGTACAACTTCAACGGCGACGCGTCCATCGTGGAGTCCTACATCTCCTACCTGCGGCGCAAAGTGGACATCGACCCCGAGGCCCCTGCCCTGATCCAGACCAAGCGCGGCGTGGGCTATGTGCTGCGGACGGCTGAAAAGCGCTGACCTTGCTGAAGCGGTGGAAGTCGGCCTCGCTCAGGTCGCAGCTGGTGGCCATGATCATGGCCCTGCTGATCGTGGCGCTGACGGTGACCGGAGCGGTCACGCTGACGCTGCTGCACAGTTATCTCCAGGGCCAGGTGGACGACAAGCTGAACGCCGCCGTCGACTCCGCCCGGAAACAGCGCTCGTTCACCCAGCTGCAGGCACCCAGCTCCATTCCCACCGACTATTCCCTGATGCTCTTCGCCCCGGACGAGGAGCCGTACACGTTCGGCGGGGATCCTGACCACCACCCGGACATCAGCGGCATCACGGCGGAGCAGGCCCAGGCGCGCGGACTGGCTCCCTTCCAGGTCCGGGGAACGGACGGGGAAAACTGGCGGGTCGTGGCAGTGACGGTCCAGAACGGCCAAAACACGGCCGTGGTGGTCATCGGCCTGCCCTTGGAGAGCGTTGACGATGTCCTCAAGCATGCCACCCTGGTGGTTACCGGAGTGGGCCTGCTGACGCTGCTGCTGGCCTCGCTCATCGCCAGCTGGACCGTGTCGCGGTCCTTCCGGCCGCTGGCCAGGGTGGAGAAAACGGCGGCGGCCATTGCCGCCGGTGACCTCTCCCGCCGCGTGGAGGTGGAGAACCCGGCCACCGAGCTGGGCCGGCTCAGCAGTTCGCTCAATGCCATGCTGGCGCATATCGAGACTGCGTTCGCAGCGCGGACCGCTTCGGAAGCAAGGATGCGCCGTTTCGCCGCTGACGCATCACACGAGCTTCGCACCCCCCTGGTGACCATCCGCGGTTTCTCGGAGCTGTACCGCCATGGTGCCCTGGCCACGGACGAAGACGTGGCCACTGCCATGGGCCGGATCGAAAGCGAAGCCAAGCGCATGGGTTCCATGGTTGAGGACCTGCTCCTGCTGGCCCGCCTCGATGAGCAGCGGCCGTTGCAGCAAAAGCCGGTGGACCTTCAACTGATCGCCCACGACGCCGTGGTGGACACCCAGGCCAGCGACCGGTCCAGGCTGATCTCTCTTACGGGGCTCGATGGCGGGTCCGCGGCGCCGGCTCCGGTCCTCGGGGATGAAGCCAAGCTGCGCCAGGTGGTGGGCAACCTTGTGGGCAACGCCTTGCGCTACACGCCGGAGGGCAGCCCCATCGAACTCGCGGTCGGGGTCCGCGGGACCGGCGGTGAGGAGCGCTCGGTCATCGAAGTACGGGACCACGGGCCGGGCATTTCGCAAGAGGATGCAGCCAAGGTCTTTGAACGCTTTTACCGCGCCGACACCTCGCGCACCAGGGAGACCGGCGGCAGCGGTCTTGGGCTCGCCATCGTGGCTGCAATCGTAGGGTCCCACGGCGGCTCCGTGCGGGTGGAAGAGACCGACGGCGGCGGCGCCACGCTGGTGGTCAGCCTTCCGCGGCGTGAGCACGCACCTCGCACTGACGGCGGGGACGGGCAGGAGGCAGCGGCCGGCCGTGCCGCCAACGCCAAGGGCAGCGACGGATCGGTTATCCACATATAGCCGCGGGCCATGGCTGCCCCCTGCCTCAGCTCCGTAGGCTCGTCCCAGCAGCCCGGACCCGCCGGGCGCGGGGGTTCCCCGCCCGCCGTATCGAAAGGCACAGCCATGAGCATCATTTCCGTCGACACTGAATTACTGCAGCTGAAGTCCGCAAACGTGCAGGCCACCGTGGACCGGATCAGCGCGGACGTGCAAACAATGAAGC
This window encodes:
- a CDS encoding FHA domain-containing protein codes for the protein MPEYRLDVELDFAYTDESGAVTTGSARAAGAEVTVSLEGLAPLTGGGLPSLEDIKPLAELLARKGVSITVAGPGGNILSLGKVDSPASQRLLTRSPHIKLGKLGSLLPLVRRGRRRPKGMALLPPSTPLPLVPTVQRKITRRITTTHYARGGGRPRLIFVQDSATWTGQIPREVALTGDVTTIGSGPGADVRLEGLEEFHAEIRHDEQDEYVLVPNGPVSGSVSRTGPSVLRTGARIQMGQWCLAFFREEFADHGRPYGGRSGGELAYERPQLDPRTGTIERDSSEGVR
- a CDS encoding DUF427 domain-containing protein; the protein is MDTRIIPAVPGPGQESVWDYPRPPRIEPSSERIRIVLGGELILDTTDSLRVLETSHPPVYYVPQSAFVSGALGPGAGSSFCEFKGAARYLTVRGGGKEADGAAWSYPEPASGFEALADRVAVYPGRMDYCEVDGERVRAQPGRFYGGWITSRVVGPFKGEPGTMGW
- a CDS encoding response regulator transcription factor, translated to MNKNGPEARLLVVDDEPNIRELLSTSLRFAGFEVVSAGNGRDALAAADAHAPDLAVLDVMLPDMDGFTVTRRLRASGKHFPVLFLTAKDDTEDKVTGLTVGGDDYVTKPFSLDEVVARIRAVLRRTQPLLDDDAVIRVDDLELDDDAHEVRRGGTVIELSPTEFKLLRYLMLNPNRVLSKSQILDHVWEYNFNGDASIVESYISYLRRKVDIDPEAPALIQTKRGVGYVLRTAEKR
- a CDS encoding sensor histidine kinase, translated to MLKRWKSASLRSQLVAMIMALLIVALTVTGAVTLTLLHSYLQGQVDDKLNAAVDSARKQRSFTQLQAPSSIPTDYSLMLFAPDEEPYTFGGDPDHHPDISGITAEQAQARGLAPFQVRGTDGENWRVVAVTVQNGQNTAVVVIGLPLESVDDVLKHATLVVTGVGLLTLLLASLIASWTVSRSFRPLARVEKTAAAIAAGDLSRRVEVENPATELGRLSSSLNAMLAHIETAFAARTASEARMRRFAADASHELRTPLVTIRGFSELYRHGALATDEDVATAMGRIESEAKRMGSMVEDLLLLARLDEQRPLQQKPVDLQLIAHDAVVDTQASDRSRLISLTGLDGGSAAPAPVLGDEAKLRQVVGNLVGNALRYTPEGSPIELAVGVRGTGGEERSVIEVRDHGPGISQEDAAKVFERFYRADTSRTRETGGSGLGLAIVAAIVGSHGGSVRVEETDGGGATLVVSLPRREHAPRTDGGDGQEAAAGRAANAKGSDGSVIHI